One stretch of Alcaligenes faecalis DNA includes these proteins:
- a CDS encoding DUF2938 domain-containing protein codes for MLSINEWVHVILIGVGATIFMDIWGLIQKAMGVATLNYAMVGRWAGYLLRGQIAHSNIGKAEPIAGESALGWFIHYAVGIVFAFLLVAVYGTAWLQDPRWLPAVIVGTVTVVMPFFVMQPAMGAGVAASRTPTPWINRLRSLLTHAIFGLGMYLAALLIKQVA; via the coding sequence ATGTTATCGATCAATGAGTGGGTGCATGTGATTCTGATCGGGGTCGGAGCCACCATCTTTATGGATATCTGGGGCCTGATTCAAAAGGCGATGGGCGTTGCCACGCTGAACTACGCCATGGTGGGCCGCTGGGCCGGATATTTGCTGCGTGGTCAGATCGCGCACAGCAATATCGGCAAGGCTGAACCGATTGCGGGGGAGTCTGCCCTGGGCTGGTTCATTCACTATGCCGTGGGCATTGTTTTCGCCTTTTTGCTGGTTGCGGTCTATGGCACCGCGTGGCTGCAAGATCCCCGCTGGCTGCCCGCCGTCATTGTGGGCACGGTGACGGTCGTGATGCCCTTTTTTGTCATGCAGCCCGCCATGGGAGCCGGAGTGGCTGCATCGCGTACCCCTACGCCTTGGATCAATCGTTTGCGCAGCTTGCTGACACACGCGATTTTTGGTTTGGGTATGTACCTTGCGGCCTTGCTGATCAAGCAAGTGGCCTAA
- a CDS encoding helix-turn-helix domain-containing protein gives MDISEVAKQTGLPSSTVRYYEKEGLISAVSAPGERRRFTPQVLDQLALIALGQAGGLSLEEIRAMLPPDGSPQVDRQLLLSKADQLDATIKRLKAMSEGLRHAAHCPAANHTQCPQFQRLLKAAAIRVKKNKTGNSSEAVSRLAKTL, from the coding sequence ATGGATATTTCAGAAGTCGCCAAACAAACAGGCTTGCCCTCCTCCACCGTGCGCTATTACGAGAAGGAAGGCCTGATCAGCGCGGTCAGCGCTCCCGGAGAACGGCGTCGTTTCACCCCACAAGTGCTGGATCAACTGGCCTTGATTGCCTTGGGGCAAGCGGGCGGTTTGTCGCTGGAAGAAATACGGGCCATGCTGCCTCCCGATGGCTCTCCGCAGGTAGACAGGCAGTTGCTGCTGTCCAAGGCCGATCAACTGGATGCCACCATCAAGCGCCTGAAAGCCATGAGCGAAGGCTTGCGCCACGCCGCCCACTGCCCCGCCGCCAACCATACGCAATGCCCTCAATTCCAGCGCTTGCTAAAGGCTGCCGCCATCCGGGTGAAGAAGAACAAGACGGGCAACTCCAGCGAGGCGGTGTCACGTCTTGCCAAAACCTTGTAG